From Pseudoalteromonas sp. R3, one genomic window encodes:
- a CDS encoding NADP-binding protein, which translates to MFNRLVVAGAGWLGMPTAQAAACAGWQVQATRRQPHDDALSRQLVHNGDALIHDVSLQQAFWLCAMPPGARREDSNYLLTLEATLALASELEMQGFLLCSSTGVYAEADGVYTEHGALAAMDSQRQRILQQAEQLVLERGGKVLRLAGLVGPGREPGQFIAGKALRSASQERVNMVHRDDVISAIMAVFTNWPKAQSVYNVCAPEHPVKQAYYQAHCERSGTTPPSFASDDSKERIIDGAMLGELGFSYQHAI; encoded by the coding sequence ATGTTCAATAGACTCGTTGTAGCTGGCGCTGGCTGGCTGGGTATGCCGACGGCACAGGCTGCTGCTTGCGCTGGCTGGCAAGTGCAGGCAACCCGCCGACAGCCACATGATGATGCGTTATCGAGACAGCTGGTACATAATGGTGACGCCCTGATCCATGATGTGTCATTGCAACAGGCGTTCTGGCTGTGCGCCATGCCGCCGGGGGCACGTCGCGAGGACAGTAATTATTTGCTTACACTCGAGGCGACACTGGCTTTGGCGAGTGAACTCGAGATGCAGGGGTTTTTGCTGTGCTCCAGTACCGGCGTTTATGCTGAGGCAGATGGCGTGTATACCGAGCATGGGGCACTGGCAGCGATGGACTCTCAGCGCCAGCGTATTTTACAACAGGCTGAACAGTTGGTGTTGGAGCGTGGTGGCAAAGTCCTGAGATTAGCGGGATTAGTCGGGCCTGGGCGAGAGCCAGGACAGTTTATTGCCGGGAAAGCGCTGCGCAGTGCCAGTCAGGAGCGCGTCAATATGGTCCATCGGGATGATGTAATTTCAGCCATTATGGCGGTATTTACAAACTGGCCCAAGGCTCAGTCAGTGTACAATGTATGCGCGCCCGAACACCCCGTTAAGCAAGCCTACTATCAGGCGCACTGCGAGCGCTCAGGCACCACCCCACCGAGTTTTGCCAGTGATGACAGTAAAGAGCGGATCATTGATGGCGCTATGCTCGGCGAGCTGGGATTCTCCTATCAGCATGCCATCTGA
- the hutC gene encoding histidine utilization repressor: MTTQPKFAQIKQHIIAQIRSGTWQEDQQVPSENALSAQFRVSRMTARRALSELTDAGILTRSQGLGTFVARFKSQSSLLEIRNIADEVKERGGNYSGVVLSLESIAAIAPIAIALGVDMDSQVYRSVLVHHDNEQPLQVEERFVNPQLAPDYLQQDFTQITPHEYLIQIAPLTEARHTVEAIMPGPDICQWLNMFHEEPCLQLIRRTWSQGGIVSFARLISPGSKYRLGGHLTFKK; this comes from the coding sequence GTGACAACGCAACCTAAATTCGCTCAAATAAAACAACATATTATTGCCCAGATCCGCAGTGGTACCTGGCAAGAGGATCAGCAAGTTCCTTCAGAAAATGCGCTGTCGGCACAATTCAGAGTCAGCCGTATGACCGCCAGGCGCGCGCTCAGTGAACTAACCGATGCGGGCATACTCACCCGTAGCCAGGGTTTGGGCACCTTTGTTGCCAGGTTTAAGTCCCAGTCTTCCTTACTGGAGATCCGTAACATCGCCGATGAGGTAAAAGAGCGTGGAGGTAACTATAGCGGTGTTGTGCTGTCATTAGAATCCATCGCAGCTATTGCCCCCATTGCCATTGCACTGGGTGTCGACATGGACAGTCAGGTCTACCGTAGCGTGCTGGTACACCATGATAATGAACAGCCTTTGCAGGTTGAGGAGCGCTTCGTCAACCCTCAGCTGGCGCCGGACTATCTGCAACAAGACTTTACGCAGATCACGCCTCACGAATATCTGATACAGATTGCACCGCTTACGGAGGCTCGCCACACCGTTGAGGCGATCATGCCCGGGCCCGACATTTGCCAATGGTTAAATATGTTTCATGAAGAGCCCTGCCTGCAGCTGATCCGCAGAACCTGGTCACAAGGGGGTATCGTCAGCTTTGCCCGGCTCATCTCACCGGGCAGTAAGTATCGTCTGGGTGGTCATCTGACATTTAAAAAGTAA